One region of Salvia miltiorrhiza cultivar Shanhuang (shh) chromosome 3, IMPLAD_Smil_shh, whole genome shotgun sequence genomic DNA includes:
- the LOC131015531 gene encoding probable sugar phosphate/phosphate translocator At2g25520, which translates to MGKGGALSDGVVKKIMLSYMYVAIWIFLSFTVIVYNKYILDRKLYNWPFPISLTMIHMAFCSSLAFAAVRLLRLVEPAALSRRVYLSSVVPIGALYSLSLWLSNSAYIYLSVSFIQMLKALMPVAVYSIGILLKKDSYKPTTMSNMLAISVGVAIAAYGEAKYDSWGVFLQLGAVAFEATRLVMIQILLTSKGINLNPITSLYYVAPSCLVFLSIPWLIVEFPVLRQQTAAFQFDFLIFGTNSLCAFALNLAVFLLVGKTSALTMNVAGVVKDWLLIAFSWSVIKDTVTPVNLIGYGLAFMGVAYYNHSKLQALKAKEAQKKPPATDEEAAKLLTEREGDAVGMGKKDDSQA; encoded by the coding sequence ATGGGGAAAGGCGGAGCCCTCTCCGACGGCGTGGTGAAGAAGATCATGCTCTCATACATGTACGTGGCGATCTGGATCTTCCTCTCCTTCACCGTCATCGTCTACAACAAGTACATCCTGGATCGCAAGTTGTACAATTGGCCCTTCCCCATCTCCCTCACCATGATCCACATGGCCTTCTGCTCCTCCCTCGCCTTCGCCGCCGTCCGCCTCCTCCGCCTCGTCGAGCCCGCCGCCCTCTCACGCCGCGTCTACCTCTCCTCCGTCGTCCCCATCGGCGCCCTCTACTCCCTCTCCCTCTGGCTCTCCAACTCCGCCTACATCTACCTCTCCGTCTCCTTCATCCAGATGCTCAAAGCCCTAATGCCCGTAGCCGTCTACTCCATCGGAATCCTCCTCAAGAAGGACTCCTACAAGCCCACCACCATGTCCAACATGCTCGCCATCTCCGTCGGCGTCGCCATCGccgcctacggcgaggcgaaATACGATTCCTGGGGCGTCTTCCTCCAATTAGGCGCCGTCGCCTTCGAGGCCACGCGGCTGGTCATGATCCAGATCCTCCTCACCTCCAAAGGCATCAATCTCAATCCAATCACGTCCCTCTACTACGTCGCCCCCAGCTGCCTGGTCTTCCTCTCGATCCCGTGGCTAATCGTGGAATTCCCCGTGCTCAGGCAGCAGACCGCCGCCTTCCAATTCGATTTCCTCATCTTCGGCACCAACTCGCTCTGCGCCTTCGCCCTCAACCTCGCCGTGTTCCTCCTCGTCGGGAAGACCTCGGCCCTGACCATGAACGTCGCCGGAGTCGTCAAGGACTGGCTCCTCATCGCGTTCTCGTGGTCGGTGATCAAGGACACGGTCACGCCGGTGAATCTGATCGGCTACGGACTGGCGTTTATGGGCGTAGCCTACTACAACCACTCGAAGTTGCAGGCGCTGAAGGCGAAGGAGGCGCAGAAGAAGCCTCCAGCCACGGATGAGGAGGCAGCGAAGCTACTGACCGAGAGAGAAGGGGATGCGGTTGGAATGGGGAAGAAGGATGATTCGCAAGCTTGA
- the LOC131015539 gene encoding kinesin-like protein KIN-14C, which produces MDDATLAREILQLIDWVMERAAELDLSQELLRRQESICSAQSEQIRRLNEVLAKVKAGNAELAKVKAEIEELAKVKAEMAEGEKIRKKMHETITECDSARPWRTYARGQRAVVDWTAD; this is translated from the exons ATGGACGACGCAACACTTGCACGCGAGATTCTGCAACTAATAGATTGGGTTATGGAAAGAGCCGCCGAGCTTGACTTATCGCAAGAGTTGCTAAGGAGACAGGAG TCAATTTGCTCGGCTCAAAGTGAGCAAATACGACGATTAAATGAAGTGCTTGCGAAGGTAAAGGCGGGAAATGCAGAGCTTGCGAAGGTAAAGGCAGAGATTGAAGAGCTTGCGAAGGTAAAAGCAGAGATGGCAGAGGGGGAAAAAATTCGCAAGAAAATGCATGAAACTATTACG GAATGTGATAGCGCAAGACCTTGGCGCACGTATGCGCGCGGGCAGCGGGCTGTGGTCGATTGGACGGCCGATTAA
- the LOC131015537 gene encoding ethylene-responsive transcription factor WIN1-like encodes MVQPNKFRGVRQRQWGSWVSEIRHPLLKKRIWLGTFETAEAAARAYDQAAILMNGHNAKTNFPSGNDGSDQSTDAPSSAQAVLSEMLGAKLKKCCKNPAPSITCLRLDNDNSNIGVWQKRAGRGSGSQWVMKVELKKATPSHGSPSQSSWSTSSEVDEAGDAMDEENRVALQMVEELLYWNGSTPAVSNEQDEGKDK; translated from the exons ATGGTACAACCCAACAAGTTCAGAGGTGTCAGGCAGCGCCAATGGGGCTCATGGGTGTCAGAAATCCGCCACCCTCTATT GAAGAAGAGAATATGGCTGGGGACGTTCGAGACAGCGGAGGCTGCGGCGAGGGCGTACGATCAAGCAGCTATTTTGATGAACGGCCACAATGCGAAGACGAACTTCCCGAGCGGGAACGACGGCTCGGATCAGAGCACGGACGCGCCTTCCTCGGCTCAGGCCGTGCTGTCGGAGATGCTCGGGGCCAAGCTGAAGAAATGCTGCAAGAATCCGGCTCCCTCCATCACTTGTTTGAGGCTCGACAACGACAACTCCAACATCGGGGTGTGGCAGAAGCGGGCCGGGAGGGGCTCGGGCTCCCAGTGGGTGATGAAGGTCGAGCTCAAGAAGGCCACGCCGAGCCACGGATCCCCGTCCCAGTCGTCGTGGTCGACTTCATCGGAGGTCGATGAAGCCGGCGACGCGATGGATGAGGAGAATAGAGTGGCATTGCAGATGGTTGAGGAGCTGCTGTATTGGAATGGCTCAACACCTGCAGTTTCAAATGAGCAAGATGAAGGTAAAGACAAGTAG
- the LOC131015536 gene encoding probable carboxylesterase 17 codes for MSLIAEAPRFLQVFSDGSVVRAAHQTAACSATSKDVTVDPSKPITARIFLPAAPSASTPPLPVLVYFHGGGFCIGTTTWLGYHHFLENLSAAAGAIVLSVDYRLAPENKLPAAYDDGSAALEWLSGAGAGEPWLRNADLSRVFLAGDSAGGNIAHHLAVNFAGGGNFPANIPIRGILPIHPYFGAEAPTEGERAAGAMNDMFWKLSLPEGADRDSYGCNFESAEAEWGLFPATAVFVAGLDFLRERGVMYADFLKKKGVKNVRLIEAEGENHVFHAWNPNSEAAVLLQNQIKEFMQSL; via the coding sequence ATGTCGCTAATCGCGGAGGCGCCGCGCTTCCTCCAAGTCTTCTCCGACGGCTCCGTCGTCCGCGCCGCCCACCAAACCGCCGCGTGCTCCGCCACCTCCAAGGACGTCACCGTCGACCCCTCGAAGCCCATCACCGCCCGAATCTTCCTCCCCGCCGCCCCCTCCGCCTCCACGCCGCCGCTCCCAGTGCTCGTCTACTTCCACGGCGGCGGCTTCTGCATCGGCACCACCACGTGGCTCGGCTACCACCACTTCCTCGAGAacctctccgccgccgccggagccATCGTCCTCTCCGTCGACTACCGCCTCGCCCCCGAGAACAAGCTCCCGGCGGCCTACGACGACGGCTCCGCCGCCCTCGAGTGGCtctccggcgccggcgccggcgagcCGTGGCTCCGGAACGCCGACCTCTCCCGCGTCTTCCTCGCCGGCGACAGCGCCGGCGGCAACATCGCCCACCACCTCGCTGTGAATTTCGCCGGCGGCGGAAATTTCCCGGCGAACATTCCGATCAGGGGGATTCTGCCGATCCACCCGTATTTCGGCGCCGAGGCGCCGACGGAGGGGGAGCGGGCGGCGGGCGCCATGAACGACATGTTCTGGAAGCTGAGCCTGCCGGAGGGGGCGGACCGGGATTCCTACGGCTGCAATTTCGAGAGCGCGGAGGCGGAGTGGGGGCTGTTTCCGGCGACGGCGGTGTTCGTCGCCGGGCTGGATTTCTTGAGAGAGAGGGGAGTTATGTATGCGGATTTCTTGAAGAAGAAAGGCGTGAAAAACGTGCGTTTAATTGAGGCTGAGGGAGAAAACCACGTTTTTCATGCATGGAATCCTAACTCCGAGGCTGCTGTTTTGCTCCAAAACCAGATCAAGGAATTCATGCAGAGTTTGtga
- the LOC131015530 gene encoding EG45-like domain containing protein 2, which translates to MSPKLAFAIATILSISCNEKILVFGDIGTASSYNPPYTPTRCNGNRGDQFPSGNLFVQVSEGLWDNGAACGRRYRLRCLSGSNRPCKEGTVDVRVVDFCTRRPCPSTIMMSTDAFAAVSRSPNAKINIEFIEI; encoded by the exons ATGAGTCCAAAACTAGCCTTTGCCATTGCAACAATCCTAAGCATTTCATGCAACGAAAAAATTCTTGTTTTTGGCGACATTGGGACAGCTAGTTCCTACAACCCTCCTTACACAC CTACTAGGTGCAATGGCAATAGAGGCGACCAATTCCCCTCGGGCAACCTGTTTGTGCAAGTGAGCGAGGGGCTGTGGGACAACGGCGCTGCTTGCGGCCGCCGTTACAGACTCCGGTGCCTCAGCGGCAGCAACCGGCCGTGCAAGGAGGGCACGGTGGACGTGAGGGTGGTCGATTTTTGCACCCGACGGCCGTGCCCGTCGACTATAATGATGTCGACCGATGCCTTCGCCGCCGTCTCAAGATCCCCAAACGCTAAAATCAACATTGAATTTATTGA GATTTGA
- the LOC131015535 gene encoding RNA-dependent RNA polymerase 6, with translation MGQVGDNDMIVTQISVGGLEGYVTAKLLSDYLEDNVGLVWRCRVKTSSTPQDSYPNYEIDTENVQRKGEYEKVEPHAFVHFAVAQSSASAMKLSGAGDLVLGRHILKVGLGPQNPYRLRERRRTTTPYKVPGVTVEIGAMKSRDEFVVGWRGPRTGLDFLVDPFNGTCQILFTKDTAFSIKGEARPAVIKCNFKMEFVPREINQIKRYKDFSSVVVLFQLASSPLLYYRTADDDIEESVPFDLLDDDDPWIRTTDFVPSGAIGRSNTYRISVRPRHLSQLEKALGYLQNRRVPVENGSPQERLRVQDEPDFGVPMADPFFCFQYKEGLNFKVMFMVNAVVHKGIINQHQTSKQFFDLLRSQPEELNLVALKHIYSYKRPVYDAYRALDSVTKWLIKNPKLLQRPDQMDDIVEVRRLVITPSKAYCLPPEVELSNRVLRNYKNISDRFLRVTFMDEAMQTLNKNVLTYYAAPIVREITSNLNPQRTTMFKRVRDILYQGFYLCGRRYSFLAFSSNQLRDRSAWFFAEDRKTSVVCIKTWMGKFTNRNVAKCAARMGQCFSSTYATVEVPSAQANSKSDVERNGYIFSDGIGMISADLAKEVAEKLQLRTKLPCAYQIRYAGYKGVVACWPAENNGHRLQLRPSMKKFDSDHTTLEICSWTRFQPGFLNRQIVTLLSSLEVCDENFWRMQELMIARLDGILEDPDMAFDVLTASCSDQGNTAAMMLAAGFRSHTEPHLRGMLMSIRVSQLGDLREKSRIFVHSGRWLMGCLDELGVLEYGQCFIQVSKPSLEDCFANHGSEFSETKKDLEVIKGLVVIAKNPCLHPGDVRILEAVDVRGLHHLYDCLVFPQKGERPHANEASGSDLDGDLYFVTWDDTLIPPSKRSWLPMDYEPGEVKLKPREVTHSDIIEFFTKNMVNESLGTICNAHVVHADLSEYGALDEKCIKLAELAAIAVDFPKTGKIVTMPPDLKPQMYPDFMGKEELQSYKSTKILGKLYRRVRDAYNLDYEASSQLTYPADISYDQELEVTGSKDFIADAWSCKCSYDGQLAGLLGQYKVNSEDEVVTGHIWSMPKFSSKKQGELKERLKHAYNALRKDYRKVFECMAPGFDQLPDHEKNVLYEQKASAWYQVTYQDNWVKKSKELQELDDSGKTVLLSFAWIAADYLARIKIRRRRMENAISSKPIDSLGRYLADKI, from the exons ATGGGACAGGTGGGCGATAATGACATGATTGTCACTCAAATTAGCGTTGGAGGGCTTGAGGGTTATGTCACAGCTAAGCTGCTTTCAGACTACCTTGAAGACAATGTTGGACTTGTCTGGAGGTGTCGAGTGAAGACCTCCTCCACTCCCCAGGACTCGTATCCAAATTACGAGATAGACACTGAGAATGTGCAGAGAAAAGGTGAATATGAGAAGGTTGAACCACATGCTTTTGTGCATTTCGCAGTTGCACAGTCATCAGCTTCGGCGATGAAGTTATCAGGTGCTGGAGACCTTGTCTTGGGCCGGCATATTTTAAAGGTCGGTTTGGGCCCACAAAATCCTTATCGTTTGAGGGAGAGAAGAAGAACTACAACGCCCTACAAGGTACCGGGTGTCACAGTTGAGATTGGGGCTATGAAGAGCCGAGATGAGTTTGTTGTTGGTTGGAGGGGGCCTCGTACTGGGCTTGATTTTCTTGTTGATCCATTCAATGGGACGTGCCAAATTCTTTTCACAAAGGATACTGCATTCTCCATAAAAGGTGAAGCGAGGCCGGCTGTGATAAAATGCAATTTCAAGATGGAGTTCGTACCGAGggaaataaatcaaatcaagCGTTACAAAGATTTTTCTTCCGTGGTAGTTTTATTTCAGCTGGCTTCATCACCCCTGCTTTACTATAGAACGGCAGATGATGATATTGAAGAATCAGTACCGTTTGATTTAttggatgatgatgatccctggaTACGTACAACAGATTTCGTTCCCAGTGGGGCAATTGGTAGGTCTAACACTTACCGTATTTCTGTCCGACCTAGGCACCTTTCTCAACTCGAGAAGGCTTTGGGATATCTTCAAAACCGTAGAGTGCCGGTTGAGAATGGAAGTCCACAAGAGCGCCTCCGTGTGCAGGATGAGCCTGATTTCGGGGTGCCAATGGCAGATCCATTTTTCTGCTTTCAGTACAAGGAAGGTCTGAATTTCAAGGTTATGTTTATGGTGAATGCCGTTGTTCACAAAGGCATAATCAATCAACATCAGACGTCGAAGCAGTTTTTTGATCTGTTGAGAAGTCAGCCAGAGGAGCTCAACTTGGTTGCCCTTAAGCACATCTATTCGTACAAGCGTCCTGTTTATGATGCTTACAGGGCTTTGGATTCTGTGACAAAATGGCTAATTAAAAACCCTAAACTCCTTCAGAGGCCAGATCAGATGGATGATATTGTTGAAGTTAGAAGACTGGTCATAACTCCATCGAAAGCCTATTGTCTTCCACCTGAGGTTGAACTGTCGAACAGAGTATTAAGAAATTACAAGAATATTTCCGATCGGTTCCTTAGAGTAACTTTTATGGATGAAGCAATGCAGACCCTTAACAAAAATGTCCTCACATACTATGCGGCTCCTATTGTTAGGGAAATCACCTCAAATCTCAACCCGCAAAGGACCACCATGTTCAAACGGGTGAGAGATATCTTATACCAAGGCTTCTATTTGTGCGGTAGAAGATACTCGTTTCTGGCTTTCTCATCAAATCAACTAAGGGACCGTTCTGCCTGGTTCTTTGCTGAAGACAGAAAAACAAGTGTTGTCTGCATCAAAACCTGGATGGGGAAATTCACGAACCGTAATGTTGCAAAGTGCGCAGCAAGAATGGGGCAGTGCTTCTCTTCCACTTATGCTACAGTGGAAGTCCCTTCTGCACAAGCTAACTCAAAGTCCGACGTTGAGAGAAACGGGTATATTTTCTCTGATGGCATAGGCATGATATCTGCTGACCTTGCAAAAGAAGTTGCAGAGAAATTGCAGTTGAGAACGAAGTTGCCCTGTGCTTATCAGATAAGATATGCAGGCTACAAAGGTGTTGTTGCATGTTGGCCTGCTGAAAACAATGGACACCGCTTGCAACTCCGTCCAAGTATGAAGAAATTTGATTCAGATCACACTACTTTAGAAATTTGTTCCTGGACAAGATTCCAGCCCGGTTTCTTAAACCGTCAAATTGTCACACTACTGTCTTCTTTAGAAGTCTGTGATGAAAATTTTTGGAGAATGCAAGAACTAATGATAGCAAGACTTGATGGCATCCTCGAAGATCCTGACATGGCATTTGATGTGCTTACTGCATCATGCAGTGATCAAGGGAATACAGCAGCAATGATGTTAGCTGCTGGTTTCAGGTCTCATACCGAACCTCATCTACGAGGTATGCTGATGAGCATTAGGGTTTCCCAGCTTGGGGACCTTAGGGAAAAGTCCAGAATTTTCGTTCATTCTGGGAGGTGGTTGATGGGTTGTTTGGATGAGCTTGGTGTTCTTGAATATGGTCAGTGCTTCATCCAGGTCTCAAAGCCATCTTTAGAAGATTGTTTTGCGAATCATGGATCAGAGTTTTCTGAGACCAAAAAAGACCTTGAAGTCATCAAGGGCCTAGTTGTAATTGCAAAGAACCCATGTCTTCACCCTGGAGATGTGCGGATTCTTGAGGCAGTTGATGTTCGTGGGCTGCACCATCTTTATGATTGTCTCGTCTTCCCTCAGAAGGGAGAGAGACCACATGCAAATGAAGCATCCGGGAGTGATCTGGATGGGGATCTCTATTTTGTCACGTGGGATGATACTCTCATTCCTCCGAGCAAGAGAAGCTGGCTGCCAATGGACTATGAGCCTGGAGAAGTTAAACTAAAGCCACGTGAAGTGACACACTCA GACATCATTGAATTTTTCACTAAGAACATGGTGAACGAAAGTCTGGGTACTATCTGCAATGCTCACGTGGTTCATGCTGATCTTAGTGAATATGGCGCATTGGACGAGAAGTGCATTAAATTGGCTGAGCTTGCAGCCATTGCTGTTGATTTTCCCAAAACAGGAAAGATCGTGACTATGCCTCCAGATTTGAAGCCACAGATGTATCCGGACTTCATGGGAAAGGAAGAGCTTCAATCATATAAATCCACTAAGATCTTAGGCAAGCTCTACCGCAGAGTCAGAGATGCTTACAACCTAGATTATGAAGCATCTTCTCAACTGACTTATCCTGCGGATATCTCATATGATCAAGAACTTGAAGTCACAGGTTCAAAGGATTTTATTGCCGATGCTTGGAGCTGCAAGTGTTCGTATGATGGACAGTTGGCTGGCCTCTTAGGGCAATATAAAGTGAATAGTGAAGATGAGGTTGTCACTGGACACATATGGTCCATGCCTAAGTTCAGTAGTAAAAAACAAGGGGAATTGAAGGAAAGACTGAAGCACGCCTATAACGCCCTCAGGAAGGACTATAGGAAAGTTTTCGAGTGCATGGCCCCTGGATTTGACCAGCTCCCGGATCATGAGAAGAATGTTCTTTACGAACAAAAGGCATCGGCTTGGTATCAAGTAACATACCAAGATAATTGGGTGAAAAAGTCCAAGGAGTTACAAGAGCTGGATGATTCTGGGAAGACAGTCTTGTTGAGCTTTGCTTGGATAGCTGCTGACTATCTTGCTCGGATTAAAATCAGGCGCAGAAGGATGGAGAATGCTATCTCCAGCAAGCCCATTGATTCTCTGGGCAGGTACCTGGCTGATAAAATCTGA
- the LOC131015534 gene encoding DEAD-box ATP-dependent RNA helicase 15, with amino-acid sequence MGETKETEAYEEELLDYEEEEEKAPDSVGAKVNGESVKKGYVGIHSSGFRDFLLKPELLRAIVDSGFEHPSEVQHECIPQAILGMDVICQAKSGMGKTAVFVLSTLQQIEPIAGQVAALVLCHTRELAYQICHEFERFSTYLPDIKVAVFYGGVNVKIHKDLLKNECPHIVVGTPGRILALARDKELSLKNVRHFILDECDKMLESLDMRRDVQEIFKMTPHDKQVMMFSATLSKEIRPVCKKFMQDPMEIYVDDEAKLTLHGLVQHYIKLSELEKNRKLNDLLDALDFNQVVIFVKSVTRAAELNKLLVECNFPSICIHSGMSQEERLTRYKGFKEGHKRILVATDLVGRGIDIERVNIVINYDMPDSADTYLHRVGRAGRFGTKGLAITFVSSASDSDVLNQVQERFEVDIKELPEQIDTSTYMPS; translated from the exons ATGGGCGAGACGAAGGAGACCGAAGCCTACGAGGAGGAGCTTCTCGACTACGAGGAAGAAGAGGAGAAAGCACCCGATTCTGTCGGTGCCAAGGTCAACGGCGAGTCGGTGAAGAA GGGATATGTGGGAATCCACAGTTCAGGATTCAGGGACTTCCTCTTGAAGCCGGAGCTTTTACGTGCTATTGTGGACTCTGGATTTGAACATCCATCAGAAG TTCAACATGAGTGTATTCCTCAAGCTATTCTGGGAATGGATGTAATCTGCCAAGCCAAATCTGGTATGGGGAAAACTGCTGTATTTGTTCTCTCAACATTACAGCAGATTGAACCAATTGCAGGCCAAGTTGCTGCGCTTGTCCTGTGTCATACGAGGGAATTAGCTTACCAG ATTTGTCACGAGTTCGAAAGATTCAGCACATATTTACCAGATATCAAGGTAGCTGTTTTCTACGGAGGAGTCAACGTCAAAATACACAAGGATCTTCTGAAGAATGAATGTCCTCACATTGTTGTGGGAACTCCGGGAAGGATACTTGCTCTTGCTAGAGACAAGGAACTTTCTCTGAAAAATGTGAGGCATTTCATACTGGATGAGTGTGACAAGATGCTCGAGTCTCTTG ATATGCGGAGGGATGTGCAGGAGATCTTCAAGATGACCCCTCATGACAAGCAAGTTATGATGTTTTCAGCTACTCTCAGCAAGGAGATTCGACCGGTCTGCAAGAAATTCATGCAAGAT CCAATGGAAATATATGTGGATGATGAAGCCAAGTTGACTCTGCATGGTCTTGTACAG CACTACATCAAATTGAGTGAGCTGGAGAAAAATCGGAAGTTGAATGATCTGCTTGATGCCTTAGATTTCAATCAAGTTGTCATCTTTGTCAAAAGTGTCACCCGGGCTGCAGAGCTAAATAAGTTGCTTGTGGAGTGTAACTTCCCATCTATATGCATTCACTCTGGCATGTCCCAGGAAGAAAG ATTAACTCGGTACAAGGGTTTCAAAGAAGGCCATAAGAGGATTTTGGTAGCTACAGATTTGGTTGGTAGAGGAATCGACATAGAGCGAGTTAACATTGTAATCAACTATGATATGCCGGATTCCGCAGACACTTATCTGCACAGG GTTGGTAGAGCTGGGAGGTTTGGCACAAAAGGGCTTGCCATAACATTTGTTTCGTCTGCATCTGATTCAGATGTTCTCAATCAA GTTCAGGAGAGGTTTGAAGTTGATATTAAGGAGCTTCCTGAGCAAATCGATACTTCGACATACA TGCCGTCCTAA
- the LOC131015533 gene encoding probable L-type lectin-domain containing receptor kinase S.5: MVLILLIILLIHLASPFFVGSQNFSFPTFDSSNCEKGGSLICLGSVSCSNGSLTITPNGAQETSLVGRVLFRYPILAWPASFSTSFTIRVTSGSNLSGDGVAFIIAQDDKPSPPESYGSYIGIMDPSTEGGFLRQLAVEFDTYKNPRDIDKNHIAIDTIDVEHPVAVRSLNDVGIDLKSGRNIRVKIDYDGLKKILQVHVAYADEPMVSFLKQKIIMEDTVPQQAYVGFTGSTGHISETHQILDWNFTMYALPEGSLGQGIGGNKPTIVLHILIPTLVVLAFAAILTLAAARRRRKARLEGVRDIEKLAKNAANAPKFFTYKQLAKATHGFNKENLLGTGGFGSVYKGILPNSDSVTTIAVKKINATSSQGEKEYLAEICTIGRLRHKNLVQLLGWCHDRKQLLLVYEYMPNGSLDRYIGKEFLNWETRYKILSGLASVLLYLHEECENPVVHRDVKPNNVMLDSNYNAHLGDFGLARLLGNDAFVATMVAGTIGYLAPEVSYTGRATPESDVYSFGMVVLEMVCGRRSRGVMEEFSLVDTVWNLHEKGALLSCVDRALSGRCHEEQVRRSLVVGLACLNPNQMERPKMRKVVQVFLNGDEPLMEVPLARPTEVCLSLPSSSAELGCSRVYSGGSMDDSPDEITIQYDGCFTK, translated from the exons ATGGTGTTAATTCTACTTATTATTTTGCTAATCCATCTAGCTTCTCCCTTCTTTGTGGGATCCCAAAACTTCTCCTTCCCAACGTTTGATTCATCAAATTGTGAGAAGGGAGGCAGTTTGATCTGTTTGGGATCAGTAAGCTGTAGCAACGGAAGCCTAACCATCACCCCGAACGGGGCGCAAGAGACGAGCCTTGTGGGACGGGTTCTATTCCGTTACCCTATTCTTGCATGGCCGGCATCCTTCTCCACCTCCTTCACCATCAGGGTCACGTCGGGTTCAAATCTCTCCGGTGACGGGGTGGCGTTCATCATCGCGCAGGATGACAAGCCGTCCCCACCGGAGAGCTACGGCTCCTACATAGGCATCATGGATCCTTCAACAGAAG GTGGTTTTCTTCGACAACTAGCTGTGGAGTTCGACACCTACAAGAACCCTCGGGACATAGACAAGAACCACATTGCAATCGACACCATTGATGTCGAGCATCCAGTGGCTGTAAGAAGCCTAAATGATGTAGGAATTGATCTCAAGAGTGGGAGAAACATTAGAGTCAAGATTGACTATGATGGCCTCAAAAAGATCCTCCAAGTGCACGTGGCATATGCAGACGAACCTATGGTGAGTTTCTTGAAGCAGAAGATCATCATGGAAGATACCGTCCCTCAGCAAGCCTACGTGGGCTTCACCGGCTCAACTGGTCATATATCCGAAACTCATCAGATTCTTGATTGGAATTTCACTATGTATGCGTTGCCAGAAGGCTCTCTAGGTCAAGGGATTGGTGGGAACAAGCCTACAATAGTATTGCACATTTTAATCCCAACTCTTGTGGTGCTAGCATTTGCTGCTATACTGACCTTGGCTGCTGCTAGAAGGAGGCGAAAGGCGAGGCTTGAGGGAGTAAGAGACATTGAAAAGCTGGCCAAGAATGCAGCAAACGCCCCTAAATTCTTCACATACAAGCAGCTTGCAAAGGCTACTCATGGCTTCAACAAAGAGAATCTGCTTGGAACAGGTGGATTTGGAAGTGTTTACAAAGGCATTTTGCCTAATTCTGACTCTGTTACTACCATAGCTGTCAAAAAGATCAATGCAACCTCAAGCCAAG GTGAGAAGGAGTACTTAGCCGAGATCTGCACAATAGGGCGTTTGAGGCATAAGAACTTGGTGCAGCTACTAGGGTGGTGCCATGATCGGAAACAACTACTACTCGTGTACGAATACATGCCAAACGGAAGCTTAGACCGTTACATAGGCAAGGAGTTTCTAAATTGGGAAACTAGGTACAAGATTCTATCAGGGTTGGCCTCAGTTCTGTTGTACCTTCATGAGGAGTGTGAGAATCCTGTGGTCCATAGAGATGTGAAGCCAAACAATGTGATGCTTGATTCCAACTACAATGCTCATCTAGGCGACTTTGGCCTAGCAAGATTGCTTGGAAACGATGCTTTTGTGGCAACCATGGTTGCTGGAACTATTGGCTATTTGGCACCTGAGGTCAGCTACACAGGGCGGGCTACCCCAGAGTCGGACGTCTACAGCTTTGGGATGGTGGTGCTCGAGATGGTGTGTGGGAGGAGGTCGAGAGGTGTGATGGAGGAGTTCAGTTTGGTGGATACCGTGTGGAATTTGCACGAGAAGGGCGCGTTGCTCTCGTGTGTGGATCGTGCGTTGAGCGGCCGGTGCCATGAAGAGCAAGTGAGAAGGAGTTTGGTTGTGGGGTTGGCTTGTTTGAACCCTAATCAAATGGAGAGGCCTAAGATGAGGAAAGTGGTGCAAGTTTTTCTCAATGGTGATGAGCCATTAATGGAGGTGCCTTTGGCAAGGCCGACCGAGGTTTGCTTGTCGTTGCCGTCTTCCTCGGCCGAGCTCGGGTGCTCTAGGGTTTACAGTGGAGGTTCGATGGATGATTCGCCAGATGAGATCACGATACAGTACGATGGATGCTTTACCAAGTGA